The proteins below are encoded in one region of Flavobacterium sp. IMCC34852:
- a CDS encoding HAD family hydrolase, with amino-acid sequence MNLKVIAFDADDTLFVNEPYFQETEEKFCALMSDYLSHQGLSQELFKTEIANLELYGYGIKGYILSMIEAAMKISNNTISIETIEKITEYGKELLQKPIELLDGVEETLAALNGKYKLVVATKGDLLDQRRKLHNSGLGHYFHHIEVMSDKKEKDYEDLLKRLEIKAEEFFMIGNSLKSDVLPVLNIGGHAVHIPFHTTWEHEKISHKVEHPNFKALEKITEVLPILL; translated from the coding sequence GATGCCGATGACACTTTGTTTGTCAACGAACCTTATTTTCAGGAAACGGAAGAAAAGTTTTGTGCTTTGATGAGCGATTATTTGTCGCATCAAGGTTTGTCGCAGGAATTGTTTAAAACCGAGATTGCCAATTTAGAATTATACGGGTACGGAATCAAAGGTTATATTCTTTCGATGATAGAAGCAGCAATGAAAATTTCGAACAACACCATTTCCATTGAAACCATTGAAAAGATTACTGAATACGGCAAAGAACTGCTTCAAAAACCCATCGAATTATTAGATGGTGTAGAAGAAACTTTAGCAGCATTGAACGGAAAATACAAATTAGTTGTGGCCACTAAAGGCGATTTATTGGACCAACGCAGAAAACTGCACAATTCGGGTTTAGGCCATTATTTTCACCATATTGAAGTGATGTCGGACAAAAAAGAAAAAGATTATGAAGATTTGCTGAAGCGTTTGGAAATCAAAGCGGAAGAATTTTTTATGATTGGCAATTCTTTAAAATCCGATGTATTACCGGTGTTGAACATTGGTGGTCATGCGGTACATATTCCTTTTCATACGACTTGGGAGCACGAAAAAATCAGTCACAAAGTAGAACATCCTAACTTCAAAGCTTTGGAAAAAATCACCGAAGTTTTACCTATTTTACTATAA